From the genome of Xylocopilactobacillus apis:
AATTATTCCTGAGTTTTCAGTCAATTTAACAGCAGCTTCGTTTAAATCACTAGAATCGATCAATTTATCTGATTCTTCTTCAATTAAAACTTCACGTGCTTCTTTAACAGTCATTTTACGTTCAGTATATTTAGGTGGAACCAATCGATCAAGAGTTTCCGACATATCAATTCCAATTGAACCCATGTTTTCTAATGATGGATTTGATTGAAGATTATCTTTAACCTTAAGAGTTATAACTTTATCTTCAAGTTCCCCATTTTGGAGCTGTTCCGAAATTCCCATCCGATCAAAAATTAGCTTCTGTTTTTCCTTCTTTGCATCAGCTTCTTTTTGTTCAGGAGTTCTATTATCGATTGTCTCTTTTTTAGCCGGAATATCGGCTTCTTCAACAGCAGGTCCGAGTCCCAATGCATTTCCAAAATTGTTAAGAGCATTAATCATTGAATTAGTATCAACTTGCTCTTTTTCTTTTTTCTCTGGTACTAATATTTCAATAAGGCGCTTGTTCGCAGCTCTTCTAGCTTCATCACGAACATTTTTCCTTCTCTTTTTTGCTTCCATATTGGCAGAAATATCAGCTAAATCACGAACCATGGATTCTACATCCCGGCCGACATATCCAACTTCAGTGAATTTCGTTGCTTCAACTTTAATAAAAGGAGCCCCAACAACTTTTGCTAAACGACGAGCAATTTCTGTTTTTCCGACCCCAGTAGGTCCAATCATCATTAAATTTTTTGGAGTGATTGCTTCTTGCCATTGACGATTTAACAACAGACGACGGTGACGGTTAAATACGGCAATTGAAATTGCTTTTTTGGCTTCATCTTGACCAATTACATATTTATCAAGCTCTGATACGATTTCTTTAGGGGTTAATGTTTTATTATTCATTTCGATCTAATACCTCAACTTTAATATCAGAATTTGTAAAAATATCAATTTCTGACGCTATTTTAACGCTTTTCTGGACAATTTTTTCGGGAGAAAGTTTTGTGTTATCTAGTAATGCCATTGCTGAAGCCTGGGCAAAATTGCCGCCAGAGCCAATTGCTAAGACATCAAATTCCGGCTGAATTATCTCACCAGTTCCTGAAACTAAAAGCATATCTTTCTTATCAGCAACAATTAGCATTGCTTCAAGTTTTTGAAGCATTTGATCTTTGCGCCAATCTTGAGCTAATTCAACAGCAGAACGTCTTAAATCTCCACCATATTTTTTTAATTTTTCTACAAAACGATCTTGAAGAGTTACTGCATCAGCAACGCCTCCGGCAAAACCTGATAAAACTTTACCATCATAGATTCGGCGGATTTTCTGAGCGTTACCTTTCATAATGTATTTCTCACCGGCAGTAACTTGTCCGTCCCCTGCAATTGCTACTTGTTTATCATTTCTAACAACGCAAATTGTTGTCATTATTTAACTCACTTTCTAGGAAAATCTTTTTTATAGACATCCTGTAACTTTTTTATTGATACATGTGTATATATTTGGGTGGTATTTATTGAAGAGTGACCCAACAACTCTTGAACAATTCTTAAATCTGCTCCATTATCCAATAAATGGGTTGCAAGTGAATGTCTTAAGATATGAGGATGAATCCCAGGTTTATTAATTTTTAATAAAACTTGATCAAAAATGTATTCCAATCCTCGATCCGTCAATTTGTCCCCTTTTGAATTTAAAATCAAAAAATCACACTTTTTTTGGGCCAATATCGATGGTCTTGCATCTTTTAGATAAAGATTCAAAATTTTTTGAAAATTTTCATTAAACGGAACATAACGATCTTTGCTCCCTTTTCCATGAACTAAAATTACTTTTAAATTAAAATCAATCTCATTAAGTTTAATATTAACTGCTTCGGAAATTCTGATCCCCGTCGAGTACAACAATTCAAAAATCAAACGGTCCCTAATTTCCAAATTTGTGCCCATCGGAATTTCATCAATCAATTCATTTAATTCATCTTGATACATAATTTTAGGTAAATGTTTTGCTTTTTTTGAACCTTTAATTTTTTTAATTGGATTCACTACTATTTTACCTTGTTGAAGTAAATATTGAAAGAAACTTGCTAAAGATGATTTTTTTCGGTCAATTGAGCTTTGTGCATATTTTTTATCTAGGTAGTTTAAATACAGAAAATAATCTTTTTTTACAACATCCTCGAATGATTTGTCATTCAAGAAGACGAAGAAATCTTTTAGGTCACGTTCATAAGCACTAATGGTTTTTGAAGAGTAATGTTTAAAGTCTTTTAAGAAATCAATAAAATTATGAATTTGGAGCTGATTTTGCCCCTTCAATCTTAAACCTCCATTTGTTTAACAATTTCTAGTGCTCGCTCCGCCATTAATTGTCTTCGTTCTTTTTTGTTGCGAATTTTTTGATCTAAGGGAGTAACAATCCCAAAGTTAGCATTCATTGGCTGAAAATATTTAGAATCAGCATTTGCTACGTAATTTCCCATTGCCCCAATCATTGTTTTCGGATCAACTTTTAGTTTTTCGCCTTTTAGCTGTTTGAAAAGCGATAGTGCTGCAAAAAGGCCACTGCCAGCACTTTCAACGTATCCTTCAACTCCAGTTATCTGACCGGCAAAATAAATTTTCGAGTTATCTTTTAATTGATAATTTCCGCTAAGCATGCCAGGAGAATTTAAAAAAGTATTTCGATGCATCACACCGTATCGGATAAATTCAACATTCTCAAGGCCTGGAATCATCTGAAAAACTCTTTTTTGTTCTCCCCATTTTAAATGGGTTTGAAAACCGACAATGTTATACATGGATTTTGAAACGTTATCTTGGCGTAATTGAACAACTGCATACGGCATTTCTCCACTAGGAGTTTCTAACCCAACTGGCTTTAAAGGACCAAATAATAGAGTTTTTTCTCCGCGCGATGCCATTTCTTCAACCGGCATACAGCCTTCAAAATATTTTTCATCCTCAAAATCGTGTAATTCTGCTGTCTCAGCGCCTATTAATGCTTCATAAAATCGTTTAAACTGCTCTTCGTTCATCGGACAATTGAGATACGCAGCCTCTCCCTTATCGTAGCGAGACTTTTCGTAAACAACACTTCGATCAATACCTTCGCTTGAAATAATTGGTGCTGCAGCGTCATAAAAATATAATTGATTTTGACCCGTAATCTCCTTAATTGATTTTGATAAATCATCAGAAGTTAAGGGACCTGTTGCAACAATGGTGTAGTTATCACCAATATTTTTAACTTCATCATTAACTACTTCAATATTAGGCATCTCTTTTAAACTTTTGGTTACAAATTCAGAAAAGTTGTCACGATCAACCGCTAAAGCACTACCTGCTGGGACCTGATGAGCATCAGCAGATTTCATAATTATCGAATCCAGTTGGCGCATTTCTTCTTTTAGTAGACCAACTCCGTTAGTTATATCGTTAGATCGCATTGAATTAGTACAAACTAATTCAGCAAATTGATCTGTATGATGAGCTGGCGTCATTTTTTTGCTGCGCATTTCGTGAAGTCGAACGTGGACTCCCCTTTTTGCGAGCTGGTAAGCCGCCTCAGAACCAGCTAAACCAGCACCAATGATATCGACAATTTGATCACTCATTATTTTTGTACCTCTTCTGCATAATCTCCGTTAGGACATACAACTTGTAGTGTATTTTTTACTTTCTTTTCGACTAAGAAATGGTCGCAGTTAGGACAATTTCTTGGAACTGGCTTATCCCAGGACATAAATTCACATTTAGGATAGCGTGAACATCCATAAAACAGACGATTACGCTTAGTATGTTTTTCAATAACTTCCCCTTCATGACACACTGGACAAGTCATTCCAATTTCTTTAACTACTGCTTTAGTGTAGCGGCAATCAGGAAATCTGCTGCAGGCAATGAACTTACCGTAACGACCCATTTTATAAACCAACGGTGCCCCACATTCAGGACAATTATCGCCCACAAGTTCAAACTTAAACTCAATTTTCTCAATTTTTTTATCGGCATTATCAACTTCTGGTTCAAACTTTTGATAAAATTTATCGACCAATGAAACCCAGTCGTTGATTCCCTGTTCAACATTATCAAGATTTGTCTCAATATCTGCTGTGAAACCAATATTTACTATTTCTGGGAAGAACTCCTCAATAATATTATTAACGATTTTCCCTAAATCTGTCGGTTCAAATCGTTTTGCATTTAATTTGACGTAATACCTTTTTTGAAGAGTATCAATGATTGGTGAAAAAGTTGAAGGACGACCAACACCGTTTTCCTCTAATGCTTTAACTAAACTTGCTTCAGTATATTTTGCAGGCGGCTGGGTAAAATGCTGAGCCGGAGATAACTTACTCAACGTCACCTTGTCTCCGGTTTTAAGATCAGGTAATTCACCGTCATTTTTTGAATCACTATCTTTATAAACTTTAGTAAATCCTGGAAAAACTAATTTTGAACCTTTGACCTGAAATTGAACATCATTTTGTTCAACATTAGTACTCATTGTGTCATAAACAGCAGCTGACATCTGACTGGCAACAAAGCGATCCCAAATAAGTGTATATAAACGCAGCTGATCACGTGACAAAATGTCTTTTAAAGATTGAGGAGTTCTTAGAACTGAACTCGGACGAATGGCTTCATGAGCGTCTTGAACTTTTTCTTTTTTATTATTTTTAGCAACTCGTGAACCAACATATTCTTTTCCATACTTATCTAAAATAAATTTATGTGATTCTTCAACCGCTGTTGGAGATACCCGGACGGAATCAGTTCTCATATATGTAATCAAACCAGCATGACCAGTTTTACCGCCTAAATTAACTCCTTCATACAATTGCTGAGCTAACATCATCGTTTTCTTAGTATGAAAATTTAATTTACGATTTGCAACCTGCTGTAAAGTTGATGTTGTAAAAGCTGGATTAGGATTTTTCCTAGTCTGCCTTTTTTTTACATCCGTAACATTAAACTCTTTTTTCTTATCGAGTTTCGTAATGACCTCTTTAACATCTTGATCATTACTTAATTTTTTCTTTTTACCACCGACTCCATAAAATTCACCAATAAAAGTTTTTCGGTCCTTTTTAAAATTAGCCTCAATTGTCCAATATTCTTCTGGTACAAATTTATCAATCTCATTTTGCCGATCAATAATTAACTTCAGTGCAACAGATTGAACTCTCCCAGCCGAAAGACCTTTTTTAACTTTCCGCCAAAGAATCGGACTAATTGAATATCCAACAATGCGGTCTAAAACTCTTCGTGCCTGCTGAGCATCAACTAAATTCATATTGATTTGACGAGGGTTTTTAAAAGCTTCCTTAACTGTATCCTTAGTTATTTCATTAAATACCACACGATTTTTATCAGTTTCTTTAAGACCCAGAATATGGCTTACATGCCAAGCTATCGCCTCACCTTCACGATCCGGATCTGAAGCCAGATAAACTTGTTTTGCCTTTGCTGCTTCTTTTTTTAAATCCTTAATAACAGGACCTTTACCTCGAATCGAAATATATTCCGGCTTAAAACTATTTTCAATATCTACTCCCATCTTACTTTTGGGTAAATCTCGAATATGCCCCTTAGATGCAACAACTCGATAATTTCTTCCTAGATATCTTTCAATCGTCTGAGCTTTGGTGGGGGACTCAACGATAACTAAATTTTTTTTTGTTGTTCTTTTTTTTGTTGAACTTACCATCTAATCATCCAATCTTTAAAAATTCATATACCTAAATAAGAATACTACTGCTGTCAATATTAAACTTACCAATAATATTGTAATTCACAATTAACGTCCTCCGACTTAAGGACGAGTTTTGCACCAGCCTGAATCAATTTATTAGATCCTTCATACAATGGATCATCTGCTTCTCCTGGTAAAGCAAAAACTTCTCGATTATTTTGTAAAGCTAGATTCCCCGTGATTAAACTGCCTGAATGATCCTTTGCACTAGCAACTAAAACTCCATGCGATATGCCAGCAATGATCCGGTTGCGCTCTGGAAAATGAAATCTTTTTGCTCGAATCCAAGGCACGTATTCTGAAATTAATAAATGATTTTGCGCAATATTTTGCTGTAATTGTTTATTTTCTACCGGATAGTATTGGTAAAGACCTGTTGCAATTACTGCAATTACGTTCCCACGGTGATTAATAGCCGAACTTAACGCAATTGCATCTATACCTCTAGCTAAACCACTAACAACAGTGATTTTATCTTGAATTAACTCTGGACACAACCGATTAATTATTTCAAAAGAGTTAGATGGACACTCTCTTCCTCCTACAATCCCCAAGCATTTAGTTTTTAATAAGTCTAAATTTCCCTGATAACT
Proteins encoded in this window:
- the topA gene encoding type I DNA topoisomerase, with the protein product MVSSTKKRTTKKNLVIVESPTKAQTIERYLGRNYRVVASKGHIRDLPKSKMGVDIENSFKPEYISIRGKGPVIKDLKKEAAKAKQVYLASDPDREGEAIAWHVSHILGLKETDKNRVVFNEITKDTVKEAFKNPRQINMNLVDAQQARRVLDRIVGYSISPILWRKVKKGLSAGRVQSVALKLIIDRQNEIDKFVPEEYWTIEANFKKDRKTFIGEFYGVGGKKKKLSNDQDVKEVITKLDKKKEFNVTDVKKRQTRKNPNPAFTTSTLQQVANRKLNFHTKKTMMLAQQLYEGVNLGGKTGHAGLITYMRTDSVRVSPTAVEESHKFILDKYGKEYVGSRVAKNNKKEKVQDAHEAIRPSSVLRTPQSLKDILSRDQLRLYTLIWDRFVASQMSAAVYDTMSTNVEQNDVQFQVKGSKLVFPGFTKVYKDSDSKNDGELPDLKTGDKVTLSKLSPAQHFTQPPAKYTEASLVKALEENGVGRPSTFSPIIDTLQKRYYVKLNAKRFEPTDLGKIVNNIIEEFFPEIVNIGFTADIETNLDNVEQGINDWVSLVDKFYQKFEPEVDNADKKIEKIEFKFELVGDNCPECGAPLVYKMGRYGKFIACSRFPDCRYTKAVVKEIGMTCPVCHEGEVIEKHTKRNRLFYGCSRYPKCEFMSWDKPVPRNCPNCDHFLVEKKVKNTLQVVCPNGDYAEEVQK
- the hslU gene encoding ATP-dependent protease ATPase subunit HslU produces the protein MNNKTLTPKEIVSELDKYVIGQDEAKKAISIAVFNRHRRLLLNRQWQEAITPKNLMMIGPTGVGKTEIARRLAKVVGAPFIKVEATKFTEVGYVGRDVESMVRDLADISANMEAKKRRKNVRDEARRAANKRLIEILVPEKKEKEQVDTNSMINALNNFGNALGLGPAVEEADIPAKKETIDNRTPEQKEADAKKEKQKLIFDRMGISEQLQNGELEDKVITLKVKDNLQSNPSLENMGSIGIDMSETLDRLVPPKYTERKMTVKEAREVLIEEESDKLIDSSDLNEAAVKLTENSGIIFIDEFDKIASSNSRNSGEVSREGVQRDILPIVEGSQVKTKYGMVDTDHILFIASGAFQESKPSDLIAELQGRFPIRVELKNLSEEDFRRILTEPDDAIIKQYVELIKTDGVDLSFSSEAIDKIAEISAKLNETNENIGARRLATVIEKLLEDILFETPGMQTGKIEITDKYVEDKLTGIISNRDLSEYIL
- the dprA gene encoding DNA-processing protein DprA, coding for MKLRDALLNGFLSQTFTYRNYISLIENSSLYDEKDLDFHDIMRFSHLSSKYIDEYTNYPFKAHLVENEKRGVKFLTILDSEYPDRLLESYDPPIILSYQGNLDLLKTKCLGIVGGRECPSNSFEIINRLCPELIQDKITVVSGLARGIDAIALSSAINHRGNVIAVIATGLYQYYPVENKQLQQNIAQNHLLISEYVPWIRAKRFHFPERNRIIAGISHGVLVASAKDHSGSLITGNLALQNNREVFALPGEADDPLYEGSNKLIQAGAKLVLKSEDVNCELQYYW
- the trmFO gene encoding methylenetetrahydrofolate--tRNA-(uracil(54)-C(5))-methyltransferase (FADH(2)-oxidizing) TrmFO, with product MSDQIVDIIGAGLAGSEAAYQLAKRGVHVRLHEMRSKKMTPAHHTDQFAELVCTNSMRSNDITNGVGLLKEEMRQLDSIIMKSADAHQVPAGSALAVDRDNFSEFVTKSLKEMPNIEVVNDEVKNIGDNYTIVATGPLTSDDLSKSIKEITGQNQLYFYDAAAPIISSEGIDRSVVYEKSRYDKGEAAYLNCPMNEEQFKRFYEALIGAETAELHDFEDEKYFEGCMPVEEMASRGEKTLLFGPLKPVGLETPSGEMPYAVVQLRQDNVSKSMYNIVGFQTHLKWGEQKRVFQMIPGLENVEFIRYGVMHRNTFLNSPGMLSGNYQLKDNSKIYFAGQITGVEGYVESAGSGLFAALSLFKQLKGEKLKVDPKTMIGAMGNYVANADSKYFQPMNANFGIVTPLDQKIRNKKERRQLMAERALEIVKQMEV
- the hslV gene encoding ATP-dependent protease subunit HslV yields the protein MTTICVVRNDKQVAIAGDGQVTAGEKYIMKGNAQKIRRIYDGKVLSGFAGGVADAVTLQDRFVEKLKKYGGDLRRSAVELAQDWRKDQMLQKLEAMLIVADKKDMLLVSGTGEIIQPEFDVLAIGSGGNFAQASAMALLDNTKLSPEKIVQKSVKIASEIDIFTNSDIKVEVLDRNE
- the xerA gene encoding site-specific tyrosine recombinase/integron integrase — its product is MKGQNQLQIHNFIDFLKDFKHYSSKTISAYERDLKDFFVFLNDKSFEDVVKKDYFLYLNYLDKKYAQSSIDRKKSSLASFFQYLLQQGKIVVNPIKKIKGSKKAKHLPKIMYQDELNELIDEIPMGTNLEIRDRLIFELLYSTGIRISEAVNIKLNEIDFNLKVILVHGKGSKDRYVPFNENFQKILNLYLKDARPSILAQKKCDFLILNSKGDKLTDRGLEYIFDQVLLKINKPGIHPHILRHSLATHLLDNGADLRIVQELLGHSSINTTQIYTHVSIKKLQDVYKKDFPRK